A genomic region of Aspergillus oryzae RIB40 DNA, chromosome 1 contains the following coding sequences:
- a CDS encoding uncharacterized protein (predicted protein) — translation MNTTRIFLPICNQLRLHTSCSLRLVGRFPTDIGRTFYPATRQYSHKVRTTMNISDNDRPHKLSKRVPTMETNFNHADRLERLLQKDRFKTWGFVIYRCTYRSDSDWNRFMTRLLSHVTEYLDFYNGLDLLDSFAPTVFEDQSFDGATTTLLRKHFQEWAATAPQVEQANDHSRFPQSDRYRLFLMVDQEALESVLSVSDPECRSETGFVRLVNGVWKPEEPDEEELEELEISDPSELEIHEPLEGVLWRMSAG, via the coding sequence ATGAACACAACGAGAATCTTTCTCCCTATCTGCAACCAACTCAGGCTTCACACCTCCTGTAGCCTTCGCCTCGTCGGTCGCTTCCCCACTGATATCGGTCGCACTTTTTATCCCGCCACACGCCAGTATTCCCACAAGGTGCGAACGACAATGAATATTTCCGACAATGATCGGCCTCATAAGCTATCGAAACGGGTCCCTACAATGGAAACAAATTTTAATCACGCCGACCGACTGGAACGACTCCTCCAAAAGGACCGATTTAAAACCTGGGGCTTTGTGATTTATCGCTGCACATATCGAAGCGACTCCGACTGGAACAGATTCATGACTCGACTTCTCTCCCATGTTACCGAGTATCTGGACTTCTACAACGGCCTGGATCTACTAGACAGCTTTGCCCCTACAGTCTTCGAAGACCAATCCTTTGACGGCGCGACTACCACTCTTCTACGCAAGCATTTTCAAGAGTGGGCTGCAACAGCACCGCAAGTGGAGCAGGCAAATGATCATTCTCGCTTCCCACAATCGGATCGGTatcgcctcttcctcatgGTGGACCAGGAGGCTTTGGAATCAGTTCTGAGTGTATCCGACCCGGAATGCAGGTCTGAAACTGGATTCGTGCGTTTGGTAAACGGGGTATGGAAGCCGGAGGAACCggacgaggaggaattggaggagcttgaaaTATCGGACCCGTCGGAGCTTGAGATACATGAACCGTTAGAGGGTGTGCTTTGGAGGATGTCGGCTGGATGA
- a CDS encoding uncharacterized protein (predicted protein) — MHFQALPILAAMLALPALIMGEPDCPYGGYWTWSHEEARSAAAHGIDKWCNNIAPSTFKGGQEVTQCLDVDYDPKNVNLWMKNDNSGDKVLSIDQCKKLLKKIVDSCPAGGSDRTLDGWAPHIVRVPNPGI; from the exons ATGCACTTTCAAGCTCTCCCCATTCTCGCCGCCATGCTGGCACTTCCTGCCCTTATCATGGGTGAGCCGGATTGCCCTTACGGTGGTTATTGGACATGGAGTCACGAAGAGGCGAGAAGTGCAGCCGCCCATGGAATCGACAAATGGTGTAACAACATCGCCCCTTCCACGTTCAAAGGTGGACAAGAGGTGACGCAGTGCCTTGATGTCGATTACGATCCGAAGAATGTTAATTTGTGGATGAAAAATGACAACTCGGGCGATAAGGTTCTCTCGATAGACCAGTGCAAAaagttgctcaagaagaTTGTCGATAGTTGTCCTGCGGGTGGTTCTGATCGTACCTTGGATGGCTGGGCACCACA TATCGTCAGAGTGCCGAATCCTGGTATTTAG
- a CDS encoding uncharacterized protein (predicted protein): protein MNNCTVWSAYSYCVKKYENSTSTQFTWTYCLRIDATEAGTVSECNYFTSINGYDAGGDCDTALWANLSSTASRAVCIGVGSKSAAATTTISTVSETATSTTVFMGPTQTGVVSGCQLFHTVVDGDDFPSIESDYGITLAQFYQLNPSIGSTCNTLWLGYAYCVKGPSSSATATAISSTASPNGHTPAGTVSNCNLYHTVVSGDSCDHIEITYGISFAQLYEWNPAIGSNCETLRVGYSICVAALSINAPTQHGIASDCNRYYIVMEPRHWIQLSDFGSWVLGLRWGFLLGILWGR, encoded by the exons ATGAACAACTGCACCGTCTGGTCGGCTTACAGCTACTGCGTAAAGAAGTACGAAAATAGCACTT CAACTCAGTTTACCTGGACTTACTGTCTGCGTATTGATGCCACGGAGGCTGGCACAGTTTCCGAGTGTAATTACTTCACCTCAATCAACGGTTATGATGCCGGAG GCGACTGTGACACCGCTCTGTGGGCTAACCTGAGTAGTACTGCTAGCCGTGCTGTTTGTATTGGCGTGGGCTCCAAGAGTGCTGCTGCCACTACCACGATTAGCACTGTATCTGAAACAGCCACCAGCACCACAGTGTTCATGGGCCCCACTCAAACTGGAGTTGTGTCTGGATGTCAGCTCTTCCATACTGTGGTAGACGGTGACGACTTCCCGTCGATCGAGAGCGATTATGGTATCACTCTAGCTCAGTTCTACCAATTGAACCCGAGTATTGGCAGCACCTGCAATACCCTCTGGTTGGGCTACGCGTACTGTGTGAAGGGGCCAAGCTCATCTGCCACGGCCACGGCTATTTCCTCAACTGCGAGTCCGAACGGTCACACGCCGGCAGGAACTGTCTCCAATTGCAATCTATACCACACCGTTGTGAGTGGTGATTCATGCGATCATATCGAGATAACGTATGGGATCAGCTTTGCGCAACTGTATGAGTGGAACCCTGCGATTGGCTCGAACTGTGAGACTTTGAGAGTTGGCTATTCTATTTGCGTGGCAGCCCTATCTATAAATGCGCCCACGCAACATGGGATTGCATCTGACTGTAATCGGTACTATATTGTG ATGGAACCCCGCCATTGGATCCAACTGTCAGACTTTGGGAGTTGGGTACTCGGTTTGCGTTGGGGTTTCCTCCTAGGTATCTTATGGGGACGGTAA
- a CDS encoding glycoside hydrolase family 76 protein (predicted protein), whose translation MPPDWLYAIFLTVFFAARGVAIQLDIQDEQSIKSAAATAAYNMMSYYHGNESGQTPGKLPDTWWEGGAMFMTLIQYWFWTGDTSYNEVTTQGMLWQKGHDDYFPANYSNYLGNDDQVFWGLAAMTAAELNFPEKDDDSSWLSLAQGVFNTQVPRWDTSSCDGGLRWQIWPYQAGYTTKNAISNGGLFQLAARLGRYTKNQTYIDWAEKIWDWSATTPLLKTADWNIADTTTSEANCKDHGDLQWTYNYGTYLSGAAYMYNLTDGGEKWKEAIDGLLGTTIAKFFPHEYGGDIMSEISCEQSMMFDRNQDCFKGFLSSWLTFTTTIAPFTQDQILPKIQASAQAAAKQCSGGDSKTDCGRSWYKQDKWDGSKSLESDMSALSVLSSTMIAHKKEHQAPLTAETGGTSKSNPSAGSGHKDQQTGTPKPITTGDRAGASIVTFFFACGWMASVSWMVYGG comes from the exons ATGCCGCCAGACTGGTTATACGCGATATTTCTGACCGTATTCTTTGCGGCCCGGGGAGTCGCGATTCAACTTGACATTCAAGATGAGC AATCGATCAAGTCCGCAGCAGCGACAGCGGCCTACAATATGATGAGCTATTACCATGGAAACGAGTCGGGTCAGACCCCAGGAAAGCTCCCCGATACCTGGTGGGAAGGCGGCGCAATGTTCATGACCCTAATACAATACTGGTTCTGGACGGGCGACACATCCTACAACGAGGTGACCACGCAAGGAATGCTCTGGCAGAAAGGCCATGACGACTACTTTCCTGCCAACTACAGCAACTATCTTGGAAACGATGATCAGGTCTTCTGGGGGCTGGCCGCCATGACCGCTGCTGAACTGAACTTTCCCGAGAAGGATGACGACTCGTCGTGGTTGTCACTGGCACAAGGTGTTTTCAATACCCAGGTCCCGCGCTGGGATACCTCCAGCTGCGATGGGGGTCTCCGTTGGCAGATTTGGCCGTATCAAGCCGGGTATACGACGAAGAACGCTATCTCGAACGGAGGTCTATTCCAACTCGCTGCTCGTCTCGGTCGCTACACCAAGAATCAAACCTATATTGACTGGGCggagaagatctgggatTGGAGTGCTACTACGCCGCTGCTGAAGACGGCTGACTGGAACATTGCCGATACGACTACTTCTGAGGCAAACTGCAAGGACCATGGGGATCTCCAATGGACATACAATTACGGCACTTACCTGAGCGGAGCTGCGTACATGTACAATTTG ACTGATGGAGGTGAGAAGTGGAAAGAAGCTATCGATGGCTTGCTCGGTACCACCATAGCCAAGTTCTTCCCCCATGAATACGGTGGCGACATCATGTCGGAGATTTCGTGTGAGCAGAGCATGATGTTCGACCGTAACCAAGATTGCTTCAAAggttttctgtcttcttggtTGACCTTCACCACTACCATTGCTCCGTTTACACAAGACCAGATCCTCCCCAAGATCCAAGCCTCAGCacaagcagcagcaaagcAGTGCTCTGGTGGCGACTCCAAGACCGACTGTGGACGAAGCTGGTACAAGCAGGACAAGTGGGATGGTTCAAAATCGCTGGAGTCGGACATGAGTGCGCTGAGTGTCTTGTCGTCCACCATGATCGCTCACAAGAAAGAGCACCAAGCACCCTTAACGGCGGAGACCGGTGGCACCAGCAAGAGTAATCCCAGCGCAGGCTCGGGTCACAAGGATCAACAGACCGGTACGCCGAAGCCGATCACGACTGGTGATCGGGCCGGGGCCTCGATTGTGACGTTCTTCTTCGCGTGTGGCTGGATGGCCTCGGTGAGCTGGATGGTTTATGGAGGATAG